GTACTTACCACCCCTCCATGTGGGGATACCTTGATTCACCGCTCCATCTCCCGCCTCGTAGTGGGCGCCAGCATCCTCGGCCTGGCCGCCTGCGGCACCATCATGCAGGGCAGCAAGCAGGGCATTGCGATTTCGTCCACCCCGTCAGGCGCCCGCCTCTTCGTGGACGGCCAGGAAGCCGGGATCACCCCCGCGATCTACCAGATGCCCCGCAAGGGAACGCACGTCGTCCGCATCGAAATGGACGGATACCAGCCGTATGAACTGCCGATCACGAGATCGGTGAGCGGCTGGGTTGCCGGCAACCTGGTTTTCGGCGGACTGATTGGCCTTGCCGTGGATGCCAGCACCGGCGGTATGTACAAGCTGTCGCCCGATCAGGTTACGGCTACGCTGCAGCCCGTTCGCGCGGCTTCGGATGGCCAGGGTGGCGCCATTCAGGTCGTCATGGTGCAGCAGGCCAGTCCCCTCTGGGAGAAGGTCGGTCAGCTCCAGCCGGAGTAACGCCGACCCCGAGCCCGGCTCTCCGCCGCAGTGGGGAGACTGAGCGCGAGTCGCTTGGCCACCGGATTCAATCATCCTGTTGAACGACCGGATACACAGGAGGCGCCACTCGCGATTGCGGGTGGCGCCTCTCGTTCGCTCCTCGTCCGCGCGAGACGGCTACTTCGCCGCCACCCGCGCGATCAGGAGGGTGTGGCGCGGGCCGGATTTGCCGGCGTGGGCGGGGACGCGGAGTTCATCGACGGTGAGGCCCAGCTTGCGGAGAAGCGCGGCGAACTGCGGCTCCTCCTCCGCGGACCAGTAGGCCAGGCGGCCGCCGGGGCGCAGAGCCGCCATCGCGGTGCGCACACCGTCCGCGCGGTAGAGGGCCGCGTTGCCGCCGGTGGTGAGCGCGCCCGCGCCGTTATCCACGTCCAGCATGATGGCGTCGTACTGGCCGCGGCCGTCGCGCAGCACGTTGGCCACGTCGTCCAGGCGCAGGTCCACGCGCGGGTCGGCGAGCGCACCGGCGGCCAGCGGGTACTCGGGATTGCGGTTCCAGTCGATGATCCCCTCCACGATCTCCGCCACCACCACCGACGCGTCCGCCGGCAGCACGCGCAGCGCCGCCTTGAGCGTGAACCCGAAGCCCAGCCCGCCGATGAGCACGCTCGCCCCGGCCGTGTCGCGAAGCGGAAGGCAGACGCGCTCCGCCAGCTGCTCCTCGGAATGAAAGCGGCGCGTGTTCATCAACTCCACGTTGTTTACGCGGATGGCGTAGGCGCCGTCGTGCCGGTACAGCGTCAGCACGGTGCCGTCCGGCGCGGCCGCCTCGCCCAGCCGTTCAACTCGCTTCATCAACAGAATGGGATCGGGGATGTCGGCATCGTGACCGATTCTCGGGCGCTCACGATCTGAGTGGCAATATCCGCCGCCGCAGTCCATTCAGGCAACAGCGCCCGGCGGTTCGGGTGATGGGCCGCCGTTCATCTCCGCGGAGCAACATCATCGGGGCTGACGATCGTCGTAGCAGATTCGCTCCGCGCGGGTCGCATGGCGGGGCGCCTCCACGGAAGCGGACCATCCGTGGACCTCTTCATCGAGTCGCGCCAAACGGGATGGCGCCTTCCGAACGATGGCGGAAAACCCAGGTACTGCGCCGGAAGTGAGGGGGAATACTCTCCTTGCGGAAACCGTTCTTTCCAGCAATGTTTCTGGCCGCTGAGCAGTCCTGGCGCGACACTTCGTGCAACAGGTGGACGGGCCGCAGTCTCAACTGCTACACATCCAGGACGCGCCCCGGCAACTCTCCCACATCCGCCTCGCTGCCGCATTCCTGTCCTGACTTGAATCTGACGGTCCGCGCTGAACCTCCCGCCCATCCGGGCGATCGCATCACATCCGCGAGACCGGAACGCCCTCTGTCCGCCGCGCGAGCCACCCGCTACGGCACCTGCTTCCATTCCGGCGTCCGGCTCGCCCGCGCCGGCTGACGCACCCACGCTCTACGCCAGACATAAGGCAGACCCGCAGTGTCTGCTCCACCGCCGCTCCCCCTCAGGCAGCGGCATCTCACCTCCCGTTTTTTTGAGAACCATGCGCATCAAGTCTCACCTGCTCGCCGCCCCCGCCCTCGTCTTTGCCCTCGACGGCTGCTACCACGCCACAGTCGATACGGGCCGCACCCCGAACGGTGTCGAAGTCAAAAAGGAGTGGGCGCACTCCTTTATCGCTGGCCTGGTGCCGCCCTCCACGGTGGAAACCGCCTCGCAGTGCCCGAACGGCGTCGCGAAGGTGGAGACGCAGCAG
This DNA window, taken from Longimicrobium terrae, encodes the following:
- a CDS encoding PEGA domain-containing protein produces the protein MIHRSISRLVVGASILGLAACGTIMQGSKQGIAISSTPSGARLFVDGQEAGITPAIYQMPRKGTHVVRIEMDGYQPYELPITRSVSGWVAGNLVFGGLIGLAVDASTGGMYKLSPDQVTATLQPVRAASDGQGGAIQVVMVQQASPLWEKVGQLQPE
- a CDS encoding spermidine synthase produces the protein MKRVERLGEAAAPDGTVLTLYRHDGAYAIRVNNVELMNTRRFHSEEQLAERVCLPLRDTAGASVLIGGLGFGFTLKAALRVLPADASVVVAEIVEGIIDWNRNPEYPLAAGALADPRVDLRLDDVANVLRDGRGQYDAIMLDVDNGAGALTTGGNAALYRADGVRTAMAALRPGGRLAYWSAEEEPQFAALLRKLGLTVDELRVPAHAGKSGPRHTLLIARVAAK
- a CDS encoding Bor family protein, with product MRIKSHLLAAPALVFALDGCYHATVDTGRTPNGVEVKKEWAHSFIAGLVPPSTVETASQCPNGVAKVETQQSFLNLVANVLTGGIYSPMTITVQCAGATAMNLDAPVLQATSTDAAATMNRAVEVASETGEAVYVRFGR